From Psychrobium sp. MM17-31, the proteins below share one genomic window:
- a CDS encoding bifunctional aconitate hydratase 2/2-methylisocitrate dehydratase, whose translation MSLYLDYLAEIESRKTELGLAPKPIDSAELLSEIIAQIKDTGNEHREESLKFFIYNTLPGTTSAAGVKAAFLKEIITGQETVAEISVEFAFELLSHMKGGPSIAALLDLALGDNAELATQAATVLKTQVFLYDADTARLQDAFKAGNAVAKDILESYANAEFFTKLPEVQEKIEVVTYIAGVGDISTDLLSPGHQSHSRADRELHGQCMITPEAQQEIVALQEQHPGKKVMLVAEKGTMGVGSSRMSGVNNVALWAGEQASPYVPFINIAPVVAGTNGIAPIFLTTVDVTGGIGLDLKNWVKKVDADGNTVTDANGDPVLEEAYSVATGTVLTIDTKAKKLFNGGDELADISSAFTPQKMEFMKAGGSYAVTFGKKLQTFAAETLGVDAPAVYAQSKEISHEGQGLTAVEKIFNRNAVGVASDAPLHAGSDVRVKVNIVGSQDTTGPMTCQELEAMAASTISTSVDGAFQSGCHTASVWDNKAKANTPKLMAFMNAFGVITARDPKGVYHSMTDVIHKVLNDITIDDRAIIIGGDSHTRMSKGVAFGADSGTVAIALATGESAMPIPESVKVTFKGNMAGHMDFRDIVHATQAQMLKQFDGENVFQGRIIEVHIGTLLADQAFTFTDWSAEMKAKASICISNNETLIESIELAKSRIQIMIDKGMENEAGMLGGLIKLADERIAGIKSGEQPALAPDDNAKYYAEVEIDLDAIAEPMIADPDVNNEDVSKRYTHDVIRPVSYYDGKPVDLGFVGSCMVHKGDMQIIAQMFRNLEKQNGAIEFKAPLVVAPPTYNIVDELKAEGDWDILAKYSGFVFDDTNPKEAARTKYDNIMYLERPGCNLCMGNQEKAEPGDTVIATSTRLFQGRVVADASDKKGESLLGSTPLVVLSTVLGRFPTMDEYKSAVEGIDLTRFTPPTEEMTTKYDAAVPVKRV comes from the coding sequence ATGAGTCTGTATTTAGATTATTTAGCAGAAATTGAAAGCCGTAAAACCGAACTAGGTCTTGCGCCAAAGCCAATCGACAGCGCAGAGCTGTTATCTGAAATCATCGCTCAAATCAAAGATACTGGTAACGAGCACCGCGAAGAGTCTTTAAAATTCTTCATTTACAACACTCTGCCAGGTACAACAAGTGCTGCAGGTGTTAAAGCCGCTTTCCTAAAAGAAATCATCACAGGCCAAGAAACTGTTGCTGAAATTTCAGTAGAGTTTGCCTTCGAATTGCTTTCTCACATGAAAGGTGGTCCATCAATCGCAGCACTTCTAGACTTAGCACTAGGTGATAATGCTGAACTAGCAACACAAGCGGCAACAGTACTTAAGACGCAAGTATTCTTATACGACGCTGACACTGCACGTTTACAAGATGCATTCAAAGCGGGTAATGCTGTAGCAAAAGACATTTTAGAAAGCTACGCAAACGCTGAGTTCTTCACTAAACTTCCTGAAGTTCAAGAGAAAATTGAAGTTGTTACTTACATCGCTGGTGTTGGTGATATCTCAACTGACTTATTATCTCCAGGTCACCAATCTCACTCACGTGCGGACCGTGAATTACACGGCCAGTGTATGATTACACCTGAAGCACAGCAAGAAATCGTTGCTCTTCAAGAGCAGCACCCAGGCAAGAAAGTTATGCTTGTTGCTGAAAAAGGCACCATGGGTGTTGGTTCTTCTCGTATGTCAGGTGTTAACAACGTTGCACTATGGGCTGGTGAGCAAGCGTCTCCTTACGTTCCATTCATTAACATTGCACCAGTTGTTGCTGGTACAAACGGTATCGCACCTATCTTCCTAACTACTGTTGACGTAACAGGTGGTATCGGTCTTGACCTTAAAAACTGGGTTAAGAAAGTAGACGCAGACGGCAACACAGTAACAGATGCTAACGGCGACCCAGTACTAGAAGAAGCATACTCAGTTGCTACAGGTACTGTGTTAACTATCGACACGAAAGCGAAGAAATTATTCAACGGCGGCGACGAATTAGCAGACATTTCTTCGGCATTCACTCCACAAAAAATGGAGTTCATGAAAGCTGGCGGTTCTTATGCTGTTACTTTCGGTAAGAAGCTACAAACTTTCGCAGCGGAAACGCTAGGTGTTGATGCGCCAGCCGTTTACGCACAATCAAAAGAAATTTCTCATGAAGGCCAAGGCCTAACTGCTGTTGAGAAGATCTTTAACCGCAACGCAGTAGGTGTTGCTTCCGACGCGCCGCTACACGCCGGTTCTGACGTACGTGTTAAAGTAAACATCGTTGGTTCTCAAGATACTACGGGTCCAATGACTTGTCAGGAATTAGAAGCTATGGCTGCTTCTACTATCTCAACAAGCGTTGACGGTGCTTTCCAATCTGGTTGTCACACAGCTTCTGTATGGGACAACAAAGCAAAAGCTAACACGCCTAAGCTAATGGCATTCATGAACGCATTTGGTGTTATCACAGCACGTGATCCAAAAGGCGTTTACCACTCAATGACTGACGTTATCCATAAAGTATTGAACGACATCACTATCGATGATCGCGCAATCATTATCGGTGGTGACTCTCACACGCGTATGTCTAAAGGTGTAGCATTCGGTGCTGACTCAGGTACGGTTGCAATTGCGCTTGCAACAGGTGAATCGGCAATGCCAATTCCAGAGTCGGTAAAAGTTACGTTCAAAGGCAACATGGCTGGTCACATGGACTTCCGTGATATCGTACATGCTACACAAGCACAAATGCTTAAGCAGTTCGACGGTGAAAACGTATTCCAAGGTCGCATCATCGAAGTACACATCGGTACTCTTCTAGCTGACCAAGCGTTCACGTTCACTGACTGGTCTGCAGAAATGAAAGCGAAAGCGTCTATCTGTATCTCAAACAACGAGACGTTAATCGAGTCTATCGAACTTGCTAAGAGCCGTATCCAAATCATGATCGACAAGGGTATGGAAAACGAAGCAGGCATGCTAGGTGGCTTAATCAAGCTAGCTGACGAGCGTATCGCAGGCATCAAGTCTGGCGAGCAACCAGCACTAGCACCAGATGACAACGCTAAGTACTACGCTGAAGTTGAAATTGACTTAGACGCTATTGCTGAGCCAATGATTGCCGATCCAGACGTAAACAACGAAGACGTATCTAAGCGCTACACTCACGATGTTATTCGTCCAGTTTCTTACTACGATGGCAAGCCAGTAGATTTAGGTTTCGTAGGTTCTTGTATGGTTCACAAAGGCGATATGCAAATCATCGCGCAAATGTTCCGTAACCTTGAGAAGCAAAACGGTGCTATCGAATTCAAAGCACCATTAGTTGTTGCTCCACCAACGTACAACATCGTTGATGAGCTAAAAGCTGAAGGCGACTGGGATATCCTAGCTAAGTACTCTGGTTTCGTATTCGACGATACTAACCCGAAAGAAGCAGCACGTACTAAGTACGACAACATCATGTACCTAGAGCGTCCTGGTTGTAACCTATGTATGGGTAACCAAGAGAAAGCTGAACCAGGTGACACTGTAATCGCTACTTCAACACGTCTATTCCAAGGCCGTGTTGTAGCTGATGCAAGCGATAAGAAAGGTGAATCACTACTAGGTTCTACACCGTTAGTAGTTCTTTCAACAGTGCTTGGTCGTTTCCCAACTATGGACGAGTACAAGTCAGCAGTTGAAGGCATCGACCTAACACGCTTTACTCCGCCTACAGAAGAAATGACAACTAAATACGATGCTGCAGTTCCTGTAAAACGCGTTTAA